CATATAAATTCATTATTAATGAACCGTTCGGTGGAAGATTTTCTTTAGGAAGATGAACCTTAAGCTGAAATGTTCTCCATTCTGCCTCTTCCTTAGGTACCTCAATCCTTGTTTCATTAATGTACTGCTTATGGCCGTCCTCAACTGTATAATAACCATTACCATTTGCTGCTTTTGTTTCACCGGTTACTACATACTCTCCTTTGGTACCTGACACCTTAACATTACGAAAAACCTGGTTCACTTCTGGAACGGTAAATTTTTGAACATTCCTTAGCTTGACTCGATTAGTGATTGGTTGTTCATTCAACCTAATGGGACGGAAAGTAGTATGAACGGTGTATTCTCCGGGTGGAATCCGTCTACCCTTAAATTGATAATTCCATTTTTCAATCCGTCTAAAGGTTTGATGTGGTTCTATACTAACTGTTTGAAAAGCCTGTAAAAAATATCGTCCTTTTGAATAGTCATATACTTCCTTGCCTGAATCATCTGTAATGGTCATTTCTATTAATTGGGATGTCGGGAATTCAAAATGAAGCGGGACGTCCCCGGTGTTTTCAAGGACAATTTCTAATCTCACCATTTCAGGTTCCACAGTAGGGACAACATAAAAACGATAATCCAGTTCGTTCACCCCATTTGTCACTGTTTTTGTCATTGATGGAACGAGTAACATTATGATACAAAATAGTATTCGCATGCTGATCTCCTTTTTCCTTTATTCTCTCCGAAAAAAACCGTATACTCCTGCAGTCTGGATAATATTGGTGAATGCATTAGGATCTACTTCCTTTATTATTCGTTCCAAATCGTAAAGCTCATAACGGGTAATGACAATCATGAGCATGTCCCTTGTTTCATTCGAAAATGCACCTTTAGCTGGAATCATCGTAATCCCTCTGACCAATGATCCGTGGATTGCCTGCTTCAGTTCCTCAGCCTTTTTGGTAATAATCATCGCGGTGAGTTTCGCATGCCTTGTATGAATAGCATCTATTACTCTTGTTGACGTATATAAAGTTACCAGCGTGTAGAGTGCTTTTTCCCAACCAAAAAGGAAACCTGCTGTAATAATGATTACACCATTTAACACAAACATATAAGGCCCTACCGGTTTATCTTTCATTCTCGATAAAACCATGGCAATGATATCCACACCACCTGTCGAAGCTCCCCATTTTAATGTTATCCCGACACCAATAGCTAAAATTACTCCACCAAATACGGCATTCAGTAGTATATCTTGAGAAACCTGTTTGATTGGGACGATGGTTAAAAAAAAGGAGGACATTAATACACTTAAGAAACTGTACACGGTAAAGGACTTGCCTACTTTCTTCCAGCCAAGAATAGCAACTGGAATATTTAATAAAAGCAATAAAAACCCCATTGAGACATGAATTGGTGTATAATCACTAAGCACCTT
The window above is part of the Bacillus sp. SORGH_AS_0510 genome. Proteins encoded here:
- a CDS encoding BsuPI-related putative proteinase inhibitor gives rise to the protein MRILFCIIMLLVPSMTKTVTNGVNELDYRFYVVPTVEPEMVRLEIVLENTGDVPLHFEFPTSQLIEMTITDDSGKEVYDYSKGRYFLQAFQTVSIEPHQTFRRIEKWNYQFKGRRIPPGEYTVHTTFRPIRLNEQPITNRVKLRNVQKFTVPEVNQVFRNVKVSGTKGEYVVTGETKAANGNGYYTVEDGHKQYINETRIEVPKEEAEWRTFQLKVHLPKENLPPNGSLIMNLYERGKEGAILHPYPVVLEQFR
- a CDS encoding YitT family protein, giving the protein MLWQETKKITIVVAGALLNALAMNLFLIPANVYSSGFTGIAQLLSKVLSDYTPIHVSMGFLLLLLNIPVAILGWKKVGKSFTVYSFLSVLMSSFFLTIVPIKQVSQDILLNAVFGGVILAIGVGITLKWGASTGGVDIIAMVLSRMKDKPVGPYMFVLNGVIIITAGFLFGWEKALYTLVTLYTSTRVIDAIHTRHAKLTAMIITKKAEELKQAIHGSLVRGITMIPAKGAFSNETRDMLMIVITRYELYDLERIIKEVDPNAFTNIIQTAGVYGFFRRE